The following proteins come from a genomic window of Aequorivita marisscotiae:
- a CDS encoding sugar phosphate nucleotidyltransferase yields MKIIVPMAGRGSRLRPHSLTVPKPLIPVAGKPIVHRLVEDIVGVLDEEIDEIAFILGDPAFFGDDVIKALEELAKSLGAKPTIYRQLDPKGTGHAIMCAKESLSGPAVIAYADTLIRANFNLDKDADAVIWTKKVENPEAYGVVNLNQKNEIIELVEKPEEYVSDQAVIGIYYFKDVAQLKNELQFVLDNNIINGGEYQINDGIKRMMAAGKIFKTGTVDEWMDCGNKEVTVETNKRMLGFLSAANSPLISENIRNENSKIIEPCFIGENVTLKNSTVGPYASIGAGTVVEDSTIKNSIIQTHATIKNATLNNAMIGNYATFDGKFTNVSIGDYSELKQ; encoded by the coding sequence ATGAAAATAATAGTACCAATGGCAGGCCGCGGAAGTCGCCTTCGCCCACATTCACTAACAGTCCCTAAACCATTAATTCCAGTTGCAGGAAAACCAATTGTGCATCGTTTGGTTGAAGATATTGTCGGGGTGTTAGATGAAGAAATAGACGAAATAGCATTTATTCTGGGCGATCCAGCTTTTTTTGGAGACGACGTTATAAAAGCGTTAGAAGAACTGGCAAAATCTCTTGGAGCCAAACCCACAATTTATCGTCAACTTGACCCAAAAGGAACGGGTCACGCTATCATGTGCGCTAAAGAATCGCTTTCAGGCCCAGCGGTAATTGCATATGCCGATACATTAATTCGTGCCAATTTCAATTTAGACAAAGATGCAGACGCGGTTATCTGGACAAAAAAAGTTGAAAATCCCGAAGCTTATGGCGTAGTAAATCTCAACCAAAAAAATGAAATAATAGAACTTGTTGAAAAACCAGAAGAATATGTAAGCGACCAAGCCGTTATAGGTATTTATTATTTTAAAGATGTTGCACAACTTAAGAACGAATTGCAGTTCGTTTTAGACAACAACATAATAAACGGTGGCGAATACCAAATTAACGACGGTATAAAAAGGATGATGGCCGCAGGTAAAATTTTTAAAACCGGAACGGTAGACGAATGGATGGATTGCGGCAACAAAGAGGTAACTGTAGAAACCAATAAACGAATGTTAGGTTTCCTTTCAGCAGCAAACAGCCCGCTTATTTCGGAGAATATTCGCAATGAAAATTCAAAAATAATCGAGCCGTGTTTTATCGGTGAAAATGTTACACTTAAAAATAGCACCGTGGGTCCTTACGCCTCTATTGGTGCAGGAACGGTAGTTGAAGACAGCACAATAAAAAACAGTATAATCCAAACCCATGCAACAATTAAGAATGCAACTTTAAACAACGCAATGATTGGTAATTATGCTACTTTTGATGGTAAATTCACCAATGTTAGTATTGGTGATTATTCAGAGTTAAAACAATAA
- a CDS encoding S8 family serine peptidase: MKKTTIPSFRSLLFLTLALVFSMSFGQNSATINFQGETIAMPENIANFQWSQMPESSKLANGYVGWVQFYETPTQKIQDAFKRNNLELLEYIPHKTYLFYFPNNTSVNFLRNNGVRTIVPVEASAKISSTLKNPPYESWAMDGDNILVTLQFHKFVAIDYVIQQLAAHQITVKQAYKGANNIDLSIPNNCLEDLANLPFVKWVELIVAPSVHDDTRGRSLHRSSNLDTQTTAGRNYTGLDIGVMCRDDGIVGPHIDFQGRIDNTLASGTGQTHGDGVSGIMAGAGNLNPSNRGMAAGSMLYVVNYEPSFLDSPTVTLINSGDAVITNSSYSNGCNAGYTTITQTVDTQVKTLPNLQHTFSAGNSNNNNCGYGAGNQWGNITGGHKQGKNVIATANVFFDGSLVNSSSRGPAHDGRIKPDIAANGQNQISTAENNTYQSFGGTSGASPGIAGVSAQLYQAYSEANGNVLPPSALIKATLLNTANDAGNVGPDYKFGWGIVNGLRAAKLIEENRFLSDQVTQGTSNNHNINVPAGTKQVRFMVYWSDVPASPGANPALVNDLDLLVTDPSSTVLEPYILDHTPNPVTLNLPATNGPDHLNNMEQVLINNPAAGNYTINVDGFNVPVGPQEYFVVYEIISDNITVTYPNAGESFVPGETESIHWDAVAVNTTSDFELEYSIDNGASWNAIATVSNTTTNYGWNVPNSVTGSALIRVSNGASQDVSDENFAIAPLVTNVHLNQVCPDEATFAWNAVSGAESYDLYILGTKYMEVVGTSATNSITVPITDPNSPMWFAAVAKNATDNWESRRSIATYYSGGLLNCSLANDVGIESNNDPADFNLVCNPGPATVSVVILNTGVASQSNFDVSYQLDAQPVVTETFTGTVASGQQEIYDFSTPLNITNSGTYTLTVTVDLTGDENPSNDMDSLTFFAATDSEQLDYAEPFDVNGVPPAGWNIINPDNSDTWVQRTTVGSSGSQTVTAYIDNFGYNGQGEEDTLETLFIDLTMASSAALDFDLAKAQYSAGFSDAFRVDISVDCGATFTQIYYKDGLDLSTISGYNTSNWQPTSASDWRTETIDLAAFLGNNIQLRFVNINGYGNGTFIDNINVSGVLSVVEADFTELAIYPNPASSEVFINLNNAVQDNVSISLFNSLGQRLQTISESQMAGKSVGVLNVSGYASGVYFITIKAGEKLATKKLIVQ, from the coding sequence ATGAAAAAAACTACTATTCCTTCATTTCGAAGCCTGCTGTTTTTAACCTTAGCCTTGGTGTTTTCCATGTCGTTTGGCCAAAATTCAGCTACCATTAACTTTCAGGGTGAAACCATTGCAATGCCTGAAAATATAGCTAATTTTCAATGGAGCCAAATGCCAGAATCTTCAAAATTGGCAAATGGTTATGTGGGTTGGGTTCAATTTTATGAAACGCCAACACAGAAAATCCAGGACGCTTTTAAACGAAACAATCTAGAGCTTCTGGAGTATATTCCACATAAAACCTATCTTTTTTATTTTCCGAATAATACATCCGTAAATTTTCTGAGAAATAATGGTGTGCGTACAATTGTACCGGTAGAAGCCAGTGCAAAAATTTCTTCAACATTAAAAAATCCGCCTTATGAGAGTTGGGCTATGGACGGCGATAATATTTTAGTAACACTTCAATTTCATAAATTCGTTGCTATTGATTATGTAATTCAGCAATTGGCTGCGCATCAAATAACGGTAAAACAAGCGTATAAAGGAGCTAATAATATAGATCTTTCTATTCCTAATAATTGTTTAGAAGATTTGGCAAATCTGCCTTTTGTTAAATGGGTAGAATTAATTGTAGCGCCATCTGTGCATGATGACACTCGTGGCCGTAGTTTACACCGTTCAAGCAATTTAGATACACAAACTACAGCGGGAAGAAATTATACGGGATTGGATATAGGCGTAATGTGCCGGGATGACGGTATCGTTGGTCCGCATATAGACTTTCAGGGTAGAATAGATAATACCTTGGCTAGTGGTACTGGCCAAACGCACGGCGATGGCGTTTCGGGTATTATGGCTGGCGCTGGAAACCTCAATCCTTCTAATCGAGGTATGGCTGCGGGCTCTATGTTATACGTTGTAAATTATGAGCCAAGCTTTTTAGATTCACCAACAGTTACACTTATAAACAGTGGAGATGCAGTTATCACAAACTCATCCTATAGTAATGGGTGTAATGCCGGTTATACTACCATTACCCAAACCGTTGACACACAAGTTAAAACCTTGCCAAACTTACAACATACGTTTTCGGCAGGAAATTCTAACAATAATAACTGTGGTTATGGAGCCGGAAATCAGTGGGGTAATATTACGGGTGGCCACAAACAAGGTAAAAACGTAATTGCAACCGCAAACGTATTTTTTGATGGTTCGTTGGTAAATTCTAGTAGTCGTGGCCCTGCACACGATGGTAGAATTAAACCGGATATTGCTGCTAATGGTCAAAACCAGATATCAACTGCGGAAAATAATACCTATCAGAGTTTTGGTGGTACTTCGGGCGCTTCTCCTGGAATTGCCGGAGTTTCTGCACAACTTTATCAAGCCTATTCCGAAGCAAATGGCAACGTTCTACCACCATCGGCTCTTATTAAGGCTACCTTGCTTAACACGGCGAACGATGCTGGAAATGTTGGACCGGATTATAAATTTGGTTGGGGAATTGTAAACGGCCTACGAGCCGCAAAATTGATTGAAGAAAATCGTTTTCTCTCAGATCAAGTTACACAAGGTACTTCTAACAATCACAATATAAATGTTCCTGCGGGTACCAAACAAGTTCGGTTTATGGTTTATTGGAGCGATGTTCCTGCATCGCCCGGTGCTAATCCGGCGTTGGTAAACGATTTGGATTTATTAGTTACAGATCCATCAAGCACAGTTTTGGAGCCTTATATTTTAGACCATACTCCAAATCCTGTTACACTAAACCTCCCTGCCACAAATGGCCCAGACCATTTAAATAATATGGAACAAGTACTTATAAATAATCCGGCAGCTGGCAATTATACCATAAATGTTGATGGGTTTAATGTTCCGGTAGGGCCTCAGGAATATTTTGTAGTTTATGAAATTATTTCAGATAACATAACAGTTACTTACCCGAATGCAGGCGAAAGCTTTGTTCCAGGCGAAACCGAATCAATTCACTGGGATGCGGTGGCTGTAAATACTACTTCAGATTTTGAATTGGAATACTCTATTGACAATGGTGCTAGTTGGAATGCTATTGCAACAGTTTCTAATACAACTACCAACTACGGCTGGAATGTGCCAAACTCTGTAACTGGGAGCGCATTGATTAGGGTTAGCAACGGAGCTTCGCAAGATGTTAGTGATGAAAATTTCGCTATTGCACCTTTAGTTACCAACGTTCATTTAAATCAAGTTTGCCCAGATGAAGCAACATTTGCTTGGAACGCCGTTTCGGGAGCAGAATCGTACGATTTGTATATTTTGGGTACTAAATATATGGAAGTGGTAGGTACTTCTGCTACGAACAGCATTACCGTACCAATTACAGATCCTAATAGTCCGATGTGGTTTGCAGCAGTGGCAAAAAATGCTACAGATAATTGGGAAAGCAGAAGATCAATAGCAACCTATTATTCCGGAGGACTACTGAATTGCTCACTTGCAAACGATGTAGGCATAGAAAGCAATAACGATCCTGCCGATTTTAATTTGGTTTGTAATCCGGGCCCTGCAACAGTTTCGGTTGTAATTTTAAATACAGGAGTAGCATCACAAAGTAATTTTGATGTTAGCTATCAATTAGATGCACAACCAGTAGTAACCGAAACATTTACTGGCACCGTAGCATCCGGACAGCAAGAGATTTATGATTTTTCTACGCCATTAAATATTACTAACTCAGGAACTTATACACTTACCGTGACAGTAGATTTAACTGGGGATGAAAATCCGAGTAACGATATGGACTCACTAACATTTTTTGCAGCTACTGACTCTGAACAGTTGGATTATGCAGAGCCGTTTGATGTAAACGGAGTGCCTCCGGCAGGATGGAATATTATTAATCCGGATAATTCAGATACTTGGGTACAACGTACTACTGTGGGTAGTTCTGGCTCTCAGACAGTAACTGCTTATATAGATAATTTTGGTTATAATGGGCAAGGTGAAGAAGACACTCTAGAAACATTGTTTATAGATTTAACGATGGCAAGCTCAGCTGCTTTAGATTTTGATTTGGCGAAAGCGCAATATTCTGCAGGGTTCTCAGATGCTTTTAGAGTAGATATCTCAGTTGATTGTGGAGCTACATTTACTCAAATCTATTATAAAGATGGGTTGGATTTATCTACCATTTCCGGTTATAATACTTCAAACTGGCAGCCAACATCTGCGAGTGATTGGAGAACAGAAACTATTGACCTGGCAGCATTCTTAGGTAACAATATTCAATTGCGATTTGTGAATATTAATGGCTACGGAAATGGTACATTTATAGATAATATAAACGTTAGCGGTGTATTAAGTGTTGTTGAAGCAGATTTTACTGAGCTTGCAATTTATCCAAATCCTGCATCGAGCGAAGTATTTATCAATTTGAATAACGCAGTGCAAGACAATGTTTCCATTAGCTTATTCAACAGCTTGGGGCAACGTTTGCAAACTATTTCAGAAAGCCAAATGGCTGGAAAATCAGTGGGCGTACTCAATGTTTCGGGTTATGCTAGCGGAGTTTATTTTATAACTATTAAAGCTGGAGAGAAACTTGCAACTAAAAAATTAATAGTTCAATAG
- a CDS encoding DUF4292 domain-containing protein encodes MKLKPFYLILLLLFVSCGGAKSITNIESASAKDVIAAHKAATPDFKTLAGRAQLVYETEEKSQSITVSLRMEKDKNIWIKASILGITVAKALITPTRVSYYETIGKTYFEGNFALLGEWLGTPINFQQTQNLLLGQSIFTLNPSEYKVAIAQNKYKIQPKQQPQDFIHSLILNPENFKISSETLGQPSAERLLSIRYGDYQNIERQFFPSTILIDTSEKNSKTKIEINYRKIEINANVSFPFEIPQDYEEIQLN; translated from the coding sequence ATGAAATTGAAACCCTTCTATTTAATACTTTTATTATTATTTGTTTCCTGTGGTGGCGCCAAAAGCATTACAAATATTGAAAGCGCCTCCGCCAAAGATGTAATTGCCGCACACAAAGCTGCCACTCCAGATTTTAAAACACTGGCCGGACGGGCACAATTGGTTTACGAAACCGAGGAAAAATCGCAGAGTATAACGGTTAGTCTTCGGATGGAGAAAGACAAAAATATTTGGATAAAAGCTTCAATTTTAGGAATTACCGTTGCCAAAGCTTTAATAACACCCACACGTGTAAGTTATTATGAAACCATCGGAAAGACCTATTTTGAAGGTAATTTTGCCTTGTTGGGCGAATGGTTGGGTACGCCGATTAATTTTCAGCAAACGCAAAATTTACTTTTGGGACAGTCTATTTTTACCTTAAATCCCTCGGAATATAAAGTGGCAATCGCACAGAATAAGTATAAAATACAACCCAAACAACAACCGCAAGATTTTATACATTCGTTGATTTTAAATCCAGAAAATTTCAAAATTTCATCAGAAACACTTGGGCAACCCAGTGCAGAACGCCTGTTAAGTATTCGCTACGGCGATTATCAAAATATTGAACGACAATTTTTTCCCTCAACTATATTAATAGATACTTCTGAAAAAAATTCAAAAACCAAAATTGAAATTAATTACAGAAAAATTGAAATTAATGCAAACGTTAGTTTTCCGTTTGAAATACCCCAAGATTACGAAGAAATACAACTTAATTAA
- a CDS encoding murein hydrolase activator EnvC family protein, translated as MKQLRTYLFLFVCIISVSTLSAQVDKQKELEEKRQAILEEIKQINSLLFKTKKEEKSVLSQVEDLNQRIAASENLIRVTNQQANLLTRSINSNIEKISSLREELKVMKADYAAMIQKSYKSKNQQSRIMFLLSSQNFLQAYKRVQYMKQYAKFRKKQGEGIRIKTEELQKLNADLISQKKTKQKLIAENEVAKAQLTEERKDQQALVATLKKDESKFASQIRTKQKQADAIDKQIDELIRAAIEEANRIAREKALAAEKAKGTASTSTSTKNVITKPAKTEEFALTAEEKSLAANFTNNKGKLPWPVEKGMVVKSFGTHQHPQFPNVTTNSSGVEIATADNEQVRSIFDGQVMSIQIIKGANKVVFIQHGDYISVYSNLATVSVKKDDKVSTKQTIGTVAKSPTEGRTVLKFYIYQNKTKINPADWIYRM; from the coding sequence ATGAAGCAGTTACGCACATATCTCTTTTTATTCGTTTGCATTATTTCGGTTTCAACGCTTTCTGCACAAGTAGATAAGCAAAAGGAACTGGAAGAAAAACGGCAAGCCATTTTAGAGGAAATAAAACAGATAAACTCACTTCTTTTTAAAACAAAAAAAGAAGAAAAGTCTGTGCTTTCGCAAGTTGAAGATTTAAACCAGCGTATTGCTGCTTCAGAAAATTTAATTCGCGTTACCAATCAACAAGCCAATTTGCTCACCCGAAGCATAAATAGTAATATTGAAAAAATAAGTTCTCTTCGCGAAGAATTAAAAGTAATGAAGGCAGATTATGCGGCAATGATTCAAAAGTCGTACAAAAGCAAAAACCAGCAGAGCCGCATTATGTTTTTACTATCTTCACAAAATTTTTTGCAGGCGTACAAGCGCGTTCAGTATATGAAGCAATATGCAAAATTCAGAAAAAAACAGGGAGAGGGTATCCGGATAAAAACCGAAGAACTTCAAAAATTGAATGCCGATTTAATATCACAAAAAAAGACGAAACAAAAACTAATAGCCGAAAACGAAGTGGCGAAAGCCCAATTAACCGAAGAACGCAAGGATCAGCAAGCTTTAGTTGCTACTCTTAAAAAGGATGAAAGCAAATTTGCTTCGCAAATCAGGACAAAGCAAAAACAAGCAGACGCTATAGATAAACAAATTGATGAACTCATTAGAGCCGCTATTGAAGAGGCCAATAGAATTGCCCGCGAAAAAGCACTGGCAGCCGAAAAAGCAAAAGGTACGGCCAGCACTTCTACTTCAACTAAAAATGTAATTACCAAACCTGCTAAAACAGAGGAATTTGCACTAACGGCAGAAGAAAAATCACTTGCGGCTAACTTTACCAATAATAAAGGAAAACTACCGTGGCCAGTGGAAAAAGGAATGGTTGTAAAAAGTTTTGGAACACATCAGCACCCGCAATTTCCCAATGTAACTACAAATAGCAGCGGTGTAGAAATAGCAACAGCAGATAACGAGCAGGTACGCTCTATTTTTGATGGGCAGGTTATGTCTATTCAAATAATAAAAGGTGCAAACAAGGTGGTCTTTATTCAGCACGGAGATTATATTTCGGTGTATAGCAATCTCGCAACCGTCTCCGTAAAAAAAGATGATAAAGTTTCAACTAAACAAACTATCGGAACCGTGGCAAAAAGTCCAACGGAAGGTAGAACGGTTTTAAAATTTTATATCTATCAGAACAAAACGAAAATTAATCCTGCAGACTGGATTTATAGAATGTAA
- a CDS encoding tetratricopeptide repeat protein, protein MKLKFLNIVLLFCGILLPKQLCAQEIKNDSIQNPMDQLGDVTDDFQENFFEALKQKGIENYELALTALQKAEKAAKTDENKAVVYFEMGKNHTYLKQYAEAEANFNKVLQSQGDRLDVLEQFYELYHQQKEYDKSIPLVQRLITFDEDYKEDLANLYTLTKQYNKALAQLDELDEAWGESDIRNALRAQIYRATGNTDGAIENLEEKIDNNPKNEKEYLNLIFLYSEQGNTEKAFEAAKNLLKNNPKSQLVHLALYKFYLDAGNTSEAISSMKIIFSSEEVDKETKYKVLGDFIQFVDKNPSFETDLNQIVNQFSVENGRVFEKLGDYYATKNRKEDALNAYEKGIARAPDNYNLLRNTLLFQIEFKKYEAAAKLSSEGLEIFPAQALLYLLNGVANNGLNKSDAAIESLETGLDFILGDPKMERDFYQQLAFAYTAKGNVEKAKMYSEKATATKLPN, encoded by the coding sequence TTGAAATTAAAATTTTTAAATATAGTACTTCTTTTCTGCGGAATTCTTCTTCCGAAGCAACTCTGTGCGCAGGAAATTAAAAACGATTCCATCCAAAATCCGATGGACCAATTAGGCGATGTAACCGACGATTTTCAGGAAAATTTCTTTGAAGCTTTAAAACAAAAAGGTATTGAAAATTATGAATTGGCGCTCACGGCACTACAAAAAGCCGAAAAAGCAGCTAAAACCGATGAAAATAAAGCTGTTGTGTATTTTGAAATGGGTAAAAACCACACCTATTTAAAACAGTATGCCGAAGCCGAAGCAAATTTTAACAAAGTGTTGCAGAGCCAAGGCGACAGGCTAGATGTTTTAGAGCAGTTTTACGAATTGTACCACCAACAGAAAGAGTACGATAAATCAATTCCGTTGGTACAGCGGCTTATTACTTTTGACGAAGATTATAAAGAAGATCTAGCCAATCTTTACACGCTCACAAAACAATATAACAAAGCTTTGGCACAATTGGATGAGCTGGACGAAGCTTGGGGCGAAAGCGACATCCGAAACGCGCTACGGGCTCAAATATATCGCGCAACTGGCAATACCGATGGCGCAATAGAAAACCTAGAAGAGAAAATAGATAACAACCCAAAAAACGAAAAAGAATACCTAAACCTCATCTTTCTTTACAGCGAACAGGGCAATACCGAAAAAGCTTTTGAAGCAGCTAAAAACCTCTTAAAAAACAATCCAAAATCGCAGTTGGTGCATTTGGCTCTCTATAAATTTTATTTGGATGCGGGAAATACTTCGGAAGCCATTTCTTCAATGAAAATTATTTTTTCTTCAGAAGAAGTTGACAAGGAAACCAAGTATAAAGTGTTGGGCGATTTTATTCAATTTGTAGATAAAAACCCTTCATTTGAAACCGACTTAAATCAAATTGTAAATCAATTTTCTGTTGAAAATGGTCGTGTTTTTGAAAAACTCGGCGATTATTACGCCACAAAAAACAGGAAAGAAGATGCGCTTAATGCATACGAAAAAGGTATTGCTCGCGCGCCAGATAATTACAATCTATTGCGAAATACGCTACTATTTCAAATTGAATTTAAAAAATATGAAGCCGCAGCCAAATTAAGTTCCGAAGGGCTCGAAATTTTTCCTGCCCAAGCGCTTTTATATTTATTAAACGGCGTTGCCAACAACGGCCTTAACAAAAGCGATGCAGCTATTGAAAGTTTAGAAACCGGATTAGACTTTATATTGGGAGATCCGAAAATGGAGCGCGATTTTTACCAACAGCTGGCATTTGCATACACGGCAAAAGGCAATGTTGAAAAAGCAAAAATGTATTCCGAAAAAGCCACTGCAACAAAATTGCCGAACTAA